From a region of the Actinomadura luzonensis genome:
- a CDS encoding sensor histidine kinase, with product MAGGAALSVPVVNGLAGTGRMGQGVVTLVVLLVLHAWFVLQTPGRRPAGSWWLVAVQAWLTYLPLTVFGPVWTPVAGLLAGALLVMAARIGSVVLALLAPASGLVLLAAPQLSAVDVPWAVAAPLVGLVEFALVSLTRRAERLTEARTDVMRRAVALERRRFTRDLHDLVGHRLTVLVLKAQLVQRLVAEGDEEKARAEVEETIELLRSLSTDVRAVAHGLRSSSLAAELGSARALLESARVRCQIKVSCRDLPEEVEEALTHALREGVTNVLRHAEARQCSIHLLERDQLVRLTLRNDGVRPSRRPDGAGQGLLNLAERVASLGGWLEATSTRAGQFTFSVYVPRKK from the coding sequence GTGGCGGGCGGCGCCGCGCTGTCGGTGCCGGTCGTGAACGGGCTGGCCGGCACGGGCCGCATGGGTCAGGGGGTCGTCACGCTGGTCGTGCTGCTCGTCCTGCACGCCTGGTTCGTGCTGCAGACCCCGGGACGCCGGCCCGCGGGGTCGTGGTGGCTCGTGGCCGTGCAGGCGTGGCTGACGTACCTGCCGCTCACCGTGTTCGGCCCGGTCTGGACGCCGGTCGCCGGGCTGCTGGCCGGCGCGCTGCTGGTCATGGCGGCGCGGATCGGGTCGGTGGTGCTGGCGCTGCTCGCGCCCGCCAGCGGGCTGGTGCTGCTGGCCGCGCCGCAGCTGTCGGCCGTGGACGTGCCGTGGGCGGTCGCCGCGCCGCTGGTGGGCCTGGTGGAGTTCGCGCTGGTGTCGCTGACCAGGCGGGCCGAGCGGCTGACCGAGGCGCGCACCGACGTCATGCGGCGCGCCGTGGCGCTGGAACGCCGCCGCTTCACCCGCGACCTGCACGACCTGGTCGGCCACCGGCTCACCGTGCTGGTGCTGAAGGCGCAGCTCGTGCAGCGCCTGGTGGCCGAGGGGGACGAGGAGAAGGCGCGGGCCGAGGTGGAGGAGACCATCGAGCTGCTGCGCAGCCTGTCCACCGACGTCCGGGCGGTCGCGCACGGCCTGCGCAGCTCGTCCCTGGCCGCCGAGCTGGGCTCGGCGCGGGCGCTGCTGGAGTCGGCGCGGGTGCGCTGCCAGATCAAGGTGTCCTGCCGGGACCTGCCGGAGGAGGTCGAGGAGGCGCTGACGCACGCGCTGCGCGAGGGCGTCACGAACGTGCTGCGGCACGCCGAGGCCCGCCAGTGCTCCATCCACCTGCTGGAGCGGGACCAGCTCGTCCGCCTCACGCTCCGCAACGACGGCGTGCGCCCCTCGCGCCGCCCGGACGGCGCCGGCCAGGGCCTGCTCAACCTGGCCGAACGGGTGGCGAGCCTCGGCGGCTGGCTGGAGGCCACCTCGACGCGGGCCGGGCAATTCACTTTCTCCGTGTACGTGCCCAGAAAGAAATAA
- a CDS encoding aldo/keto reductase, with product MEYTRLGATGLKVSRVCLGMMSYGDPSRQDWALPQDQAEPIVRRAADAGVTFFDTADVYSQGESEVVTGNVLRAIFPRREDYVLATKVYFPMSRRPNDGGLSRKHIMAGIDASLRRLGTDYVDLYQIHRWDDETPIEETMEALHDVVRAGKARYLGASSMWAWQFAKAQHVAERNGWTRFVSMQNHYNLLYREEEREMLPLCLDQGVGVIPWSPLARGVLARAGSAATSARAGSDERIEALYDPENDKVIVDRVAQVAAGRGLPAAQVALAWLLHQPAVTAPIVGATKDRHVDDAVAAVGVRLSEEELALLAEPYRPRDVRF from the coding sequence ATGGAATACACACGACTTGGTGCCACAGGCTTGAAGGTCTCACGGGTGTGCCTCGGCATGATGAGCTACGGGGACCCGTCCCGGCAGGACTGGGCGCTGCCGCAGGACCAGGCGGAGCCGATCGTGCGCAGGGCGGCCGACGCCGGCGTGACGTTCTTCGACACGGCCGACGTCTACAGCCAGGGCGAGAGCGAGGTCGTGACCGGGAACGTGCTACGCGCGATCTTCCCGCGCCGCGAGGACTACGTGCTGGCCACCAAGGTCTACTTCCCGATGAGCCGCCGCCCCAACGACGGCGGGCTGTCGCGCAAGCACATCATGGCCGGCATCGACGCCTCCCTGCGCCGCCTCGGCACCGACTACGTGGACCTCTACCAGATCCACCGGTGGGACGACGAGACGCCCATCGAGGAGACCATGGAGGCGCTGCACGACGTGGTCCGGGCCGGCAAGGCCCGCTACCTCGGCGCCTCCAGCATGTGGGCGTGGCAGTTCGCCAAGGCCCAGCACGTGGCCGAGCGCAACGGCTGGACCAGGTTCGTCTCCATGCAGAACCACTACAACTTGCTCTACCGCGAGGAGGAGCGCGAGATGCTGCCGCTCTGCCTCGACCAGGGCGTGGGCGTGATCCCGTGGAGCCCGCTGGCGCGCGGCGTGCTGGCCAGGGCCGGCTCGGCGGCCACCAGCGCCCGGGCCGGCTCCGACGAGCGCATCGAGGCGCTGTACGACCCGGAGAACGACAAGGTCATCGTGGACCGGGTGGCGCAGGTGGCCGCCGGCCGCGGGCTGCCCGCCGCGCAGGTCGCGCTGGCCTGGCTGCTGCACCAGCCGGCGGTCACCGCGCCGATCGTCGGGGCCACCAAGGACCGGCACGTGGACGACGCGGTCGCGGCCGTCGGGGTGCGGCTGTCGGAGGAGGAGCTGGCGCTGCTGGCCGAGCCGTACCGGCCGCGTGACGTGCGCTTCTGA
- the polX gene encoding DNA polymerase/3'-5' exonuclease PolX, which translates to MRANEEAASALQEYAELFALCGGDAFRVRSYQKAAKAIAGFPEDISVVDVRSVPGVGEAIAKKMEEFLQRGSFRQLDDLRGRVPEGVRRLTRVPSLGPKTAIMLFEEYGVDSTDALREAIEAGRLKGVKGLGPKTLANLLKGVEQLEQSGRRVHIGVAMSLAEQVMASLTAERAAYAGSLRRMKDTIGDIDILAVAPESVMEEFRAQPYVAEVIAAGDKKTSVRTTSGVQVDLRRIPAESWGAAMQYFTGSKEHNVAIREMAVKKGWKLSEYGLFEGDRVIAAESEEDIYHALGMQYVPPPMREDGGEVKAALRGELPALVELADLKGDLHTHTDLTDGIASLEDMVAAGHARGYAYYAVTDHAPDLSMQRMTLDKALEQRERLARLQEKYPDMRLLHGSELNIAPDGSVDWPGEVLRELDVCVASVHSHFGLSRDEMTRRFIAACENPYVDVIGHPTTRKIGKREPVDADWDAVFRAAARTGTAMEIDSYPDRSDLPADLVRLAKHHGVKFSIDSDSHAIPHLAHQRFGVGIAQRAWLTTEDVINTWPLERLLAFLGRSR; encoded by the coding sequence ATGCGGGCAAATGAGGAGGCGGCGTCGGCGCTGCAGGAGTATGCGGAGCTGTTCGCGCTCTGCGGCGGCGACGCCTTCCGGGTGCGGAGCTACCAGAAGGCCGCCAAGGCCATCGCCGGGTTCCCCGAGGACATCTCGGTGGTCGACGTGCGCTCCGTCCCCGGGGTCGGCGAGGCGATCGCCAAGAAGATGGAGGAGTTCCTGCAGCGGGGGAGCTTCCGGCAGCTCGACGACCTGCGGGGGCGGGTGCCCGAGGGCGTGCGCAGGCTCACCAGGGTGCCGAGCCTGGGCCCGAAGACGGCGATCATGCTGTTCGAGGAGTACGGCGTCGACTCCACCGACGCGCTGCGCGAGGCCATCGAGGCGGGCCGGCTCAAGGGCGTCAAGGGTCTCGGCCCGAAGACGCTGGCCAACCTGCTCAAGGGCGTCGAGCAGCTGGAGCAGTCGGGGCGGCGGGTGCACATCGGGGTCGCGATGTCGCTGGCCGAGCAGGTGATGGCGTCGCTGACGGCCGAGCGGGCCGCCTACGCCGGGTCGCTGCGCCGGATGAAGGACACCATCGGCGACATCGACATCCTGGCCGTCGCGCCCGAGTCCGTCATGGAGGAGTTCCGCGCGCAGCCGTACGTGGCGGAGGTGATCGCGGCCGGCGACAAGAAGACCTCGGTCCGCACGACGTCCGGGGTGCAGGTCGACCTGCGGCGCATCCCCGCCGAGTCGTGGGGCGCGGCCATGCAGTACTTCACCGGCTCCAAGGAGCACAACGTCGCCATCAGGGAGATGGCGGTGAAGAAGGGCTGGAAGCTGTCGGAGTACGGCCTGTTCGAGGGCGACCGGGTGATCGCGGCCGAGTCGGAGGAGGACATCTACCACGCGCTCGGCATGCAGTACGTCCCGCCGCCGATGCGGGAGGACGGCGGCGAGGTCAAGGCGGCGCTGCGCGGCGAGCTGCCGGCGCTGGTGGAGCTCGCCGACCTCAAGGGCGACCTGCACACCCACACCGACCTCACCGACGGCATCGCCTCGCTGGAGGACATGGTGGCCGCCGGGCACGCCCGCGGTTACGCGTACTACGCGGTCACCGACCACGCGCCCGACCTGAGCATGCAGCGGATGACCCTGGACAAGGCGCTGGAGCAGCGCGAACGGCTCGCCCGTTTGCAGGAGAAATATCCTGACATGCGGCTCCTGCACGGCTCCGAGCTCAACATCGCGCCCGACGGGTCGGTCGACTGGCCGGGCGAGGTGCTGCGGGAGCTCGACGTGTGCGTGGCCTCGGTGCACTCCCACTTCGGCCTGTCACGCGACGAGATGACCCGCCGGTTCATCGCCGCCTGCGAGAACCCGTACGTGGACGTCATCGGCCACCCCACCACCCGCAAGATCGGCAAGCGCGAGCCGGTGGACGCCGACTGGGACGCCGTGTTCCGCGCGGCCGCCCGCACGGGCACCGCCATGGAGATCGACTCCTACCCCGACCGCTCCGACCTGCCCGCCGACCTGGTGCGGCTGGCCAAGCACCACGGGGTCAAGTTCTCCATCGACAGCGACTCGCACGCGATCCCGCACCTGGCCCACCAGCGTTTCGGGGTCGGCATCGCGCAGCGGGCCTGGCTGACCACCGAGGACGTCATCAACACCTGGCCCCTCGAACGCCTGCTGGCCTTCCTGGGCCGCTCCCGCTGA
- a CDS encoding ester cyclase — MDKKDVVRGFIAAVNERRLDDLGNYLAADVVDHNKIIFGEPDEPGAAFEGLKMQLDAFEPFRLTIEDLIQEDERVVARLVMNGVNSGYHPRMPEPTGRRFVAEVIFIFTVTDAARISEIRAVSDRLGMFFQLGWDWPEVD; from the coding sequence GTGGACAAGAAGGATGTCGTGCGCGGGTTCATCGCCGCCGTCAACGAGCGCCGCCTGGACGACCTGGGGAACTACCTGGCCGCCGACGTGGTGGACCATAACAAGATCATCTTCGGTGAGCCGGACGAGCCGGGAGCGGCGTTCGAGGGCCTCAAGATGCAGCTCGACGCGTTCGAGCCGTTCCGGCTCACGATCGAGGACCTGATCCAGGAGGACGAGCGGGTGGTCGCCCGGCTGGTGATGAACGGGGTCAACAGCGGCTACCACCCGCGCATGCCGGAGCCGACGGGCCGGCGCTTCGTCGCGGAAGTGATCTTCATCTTCACCGTGACGGACGCCGCGAGGATCAGCGAGATCCGGGCGGTCAGCGACCGGCTGGGGATGTTCTTCCAGCTGGGGTGGGACTGGCCGGAGGTGGACTGA
- a CDS encoding TetR/AcrR family transcriptional regulator C-terminal domain-containing protein → MSTEKVLDAALGLVDREGVAALSMRRLGRELGVEAMTLYYYVPNKDAVLDGLIDRTLSRARVHPEGPWRAWARDFALSFRSALLAHPALLPLLATRPVTTPGGLETVERAARALTDEGFTPTEALHVITTLATFVIGQVLAEAGQTPGHTDPDPALVPDPAHHPTLMRALSAGLGTPADHEDRFTYALDALLTGLRPRDTTP, encoded by the coding sequence TTGTCAACCGAGAAAGTGCTCGACGCCGCGCTCGGCCTCGTCGACCGGGAGGGCGTGGCCGCGCTGTCCATGCGCAGGCTGGGCCGCGAGCTGGGCGTCGAGGCGATGACGCTCTACTACTACGTGCCGAACAAGGACGCCGTCCTGGACGGCCTCATCGACCGCACCCTGTCACGCGCCCGCGTCCACCCGGAGGGGCCGTGGCGGGCCTGGGCCCGCGACTTCGCCCTCTCCTTCCGCTCCGCCCTGCTCGCCCACCCCGCCCTGCTGCCGCTGCTAGCCACCCGCCCGGTCACGACCCCGGGCGGCCTGGAGACCGTGGAACGTGCCGCCCGGGCGCTCACCGACGAGGGCTTCACCCCGACGGAGGCCCTGCACGTGATCACGACGCTCGCCACCTTCGTGATCGGCCAGGTCCTCGCCGAGGCCGGCCAGACGCCCGGCCACACCGACCCCGACCCCGCCCTCGTCCCCGACCCCGCCCATCACCCCACGCTCATGCGCGCCCTGTCCGCCGGCCTGGGCACCCCCGCCGACCACGAGGACCGCTTCACCTACGCCCTCGACGCCCTCCTGACCGGCCTCCGCCCCCGCGACACCACCCCCTGA
- a CDS encoding sulfite oxidase, which produces MRNATATILKPLPDHLFKVHGESAEMRWEAMSGQGYHTPIDRFFVRNHTYTPLIDATTWHLRLHGAGLRCPREFSYEELRAMPSRTYDVAIECAGNGRRFYGRQQHEAAPGTQWGLGAIGVARWRGVPLKHLLKEAGVRPDAVDVLPVGLDAPFEDHGHVRRPLPIDKAMDDVLVAYEMNGERLPPDHGFPARLVVPGWVGIASVKWLGEIEVSTSKLLSPWNTVFYPDVTTQPVKSAFELAWNARLPISRVPLVLHGRSWSGRGRIVRVEVSFDGGLTWREAESHGRHLVSAWLPWHVTWAPRRPGRYFLMARATDETGAAQALTIPRHPFGYHFDAVVQHPIEVVIG; this is translated from the coding sequence ATGAGGAACGCCACGGCGACCATCCTGAAACCCCTGCCCGACCACCTCTTCAAGGTGCACGGCGAGAGCGCCGAGATGCGGTGGGAGGCCATGTCCGGCCAGGGTTACCACACCCCCATCGACCGGTTCTTCGTCCGCAACCACACCTACACGCCGCTCATCGACGCCACCACCTGGCATCTCCGCCTCCACGGCGCCGGCCTCCGATGTCCCCGCGAGTTCAGCTACGAGGAGCTGCGCGCCATGCCGTCGCGCACGTACGACGTCGCCATCGAGTGCGCGGGCAACGGGCGGCGGTTCTACGGCCGGCAGCAGCACGAGGCAGCGCCCGGCACGCAGTGGGGGCTGGGCGCGATCGGGGTGGCGCGCTGGCGCGGCGTGCCGCTCAAGCACCTGCTCAAGGAGGCGGGGGTACGGCCCGACGCCGTGGACGTGCTGCCCGTCGGCCTGGACGCGCCGTTCGAGGATCACGGGCACGTACGCCGCCCGCTGCCGATCGACAAGGCCATGGACGACGTTCTCGTGGCATACGAGATGAACGGCGAGCGCCTGCCGCCGGACCACGGGTTCCCGGCGCGGCTGGTGGTGCCCGGATGGGTGGGAATCGCGTCGGTCAAATGGCTCGGCGAGATAGAAGTTTCAACGAGCAAGCTGCTGAGCCCCTGGAACACCGTCTTTTATCCGGACGTCACCACCCAGCCGGTGAAGAGCGCTTTCGAGCTCGCCTGGAATGCGCGGCTGCCGATCAGCCGCGTTCCGCTGGTGCTGCACGGGCGGTCCTGGTCGGGGCGGGGCAGGATCGTCCGGGTCGAGGTCAGCTTCGACGGCGGGCTCACCTGGCGGGAGGCCGAGTCACACGGACGTCACCTGGTCAGCGCCTGGTTGCCGTGGCACGTGACCTGGGCTCCCCGGCGGCCGGGCCGTTACTTCCTCATGGCGCGGGCGACCGACGAGACCGGGGCCGCGCAGGCGCTGACCATCCCCCGGCACCCGTTCGGGTACCACTTCGACGCGGTTGTGCAACACCCGATTGAGGTTGTCATCGGATAG
- a CDS encoding TetR/AcrR family transcriptional regulator — MRTRILDAAEELFAGSGYEATPTAVIAKLAKVPKGLIVDYFPRKIDVLVALVNERTQIEEGREVDAVPGDPVGTLARLARALPLRASPAMRRILFREADTHGSVKERLGRLNGELVRRARFALELALPGARGDAARLEIAAAMFAAVLLYQENLWQLTGHQIDPDAVAELIAHSLV; from the coding sequence ATGCGCACGCGCATCCTGGACGCGGCGGAGGAGCTGTTCGCGGGCTCCGGCTACGAGGCCACACCGACGGCTGTCATCGCCAAACTCGCGAAGGTACCCAAAGGGCTGATCGTCGACTATTTCCCGCGCAAGATCGACGTACTGGTCGCCCTGGTCAACGAACGTACGCAGATCGAGGAGGGGCGCGAGGTCGACGCCGTGCCCGGCGACCCGGTGGGCACGCTCGCCCGGCTCGCCCGCGCCCTGCCGTTGCGCGCCTCACCGGCCATGCGGCGCATCCTGTTCCGCGAGGCCGACACGCACGGCTCGGTCAAGGAACGGCTCGGCCGCCTCAACGGCGAGCTGGTCCGCCGGGCCCGCTTCGCGCTGGAGCTGGCGCTACCCGGGGCCCGGGGTGACGCGGCGCGGCTGGAGATCGCCGCCGCCATGTTCGCCGCCGTCCTGCTCTACCAGGAGAACCTCTGGCAGCTCACCGGCCACCAGATCGACCCCGACGCCGTCGCGGAACTCATCGCCCACTCGCTCGTCTAG